A stretch of the Verrucomicrobiota bacterium genome encodes the following:
- a CDS encoding DUF1501 domain-containing protein — MPRRRQVAETKPGHCPVAEHRFHRRLFLEGLAGAGMLSPLSWSGLFNQPLFAESARKQQKHCILLWLCGAPSQFETWDPKPASIYSGPFRSIPTPIPGVHFSELMPRTASIAGKLSVVRSMKTRPNEHFQAIDLLNRGADPRAPFIRPTLGAVLGQQLGQLDSPIPNFILLDPCPEGNEFKAFKAGNWAGWLGAEYGPVRAGGEFKIPDVNRLADMTTEDQEEREALRRFLSKKFENERRSASARAQDAAFARVKGLMSCAHLFDLEKIPAKDRARYGPGMFAQQTLLARHLVENGAPFVMVANGMTWDCHVFHHEIYQMLVPELDNVIFQLITDLEERGLLDKTLVVMMGEFGRTPWINSSRGRDHYPDAWSLAMAGLGVKKGAVVGATDPDGVEVVEHPFDEKNLFATIFTALGIDPYALYDLPGLPTFHRVEDKAEPIRQILI, encoded by the coding sequence ATGCCCCGACGACGACAAGTTGCGGAAACCAAGCCGGGCCACTGCCCGGTGGCAGAGCATCGTTTTCATCGACGACTGTTCCTGGAGGGGCTCGCGGGAGCGGGGATGCTCTCGCCCTTGAGCTGGAGCGGACTTTTCAACCAGCCGCTTTTTGCCGAATCGGCCCGCAAACAGCAGAAGCACTGCATTCTGCTCTGGCTCTGCGGCGCTCCCAGCCAGTTCGAAACTTGGGATCCCAAGCCCGCCAGCATTTACAGCGGGCCGTTTCGAAGCATCCCCACCCCAATCCCCGGAGTGCATTTCAGCGAACTCATGCCGCGCACCGCCTCCATCGCCGGCAAGTTGTCTGTCGTGCGGTCGATGAAGACGCGCCCGAACGAGCATTTTCAGGCCATCGACCTGTTGAATCGCGGGGCGGATCCACGCGCTCCATTCATCCGCCCCACCTTGGGTGCCGTGCTGGGGCAGCAGCTCGGCCAACTCGACAGTCCGATACCCAATTTCATTCTGCTCGACCCCTGCCCCGAAGGGAACGAGTTCAAAGCGTTCAAAGCGGGAAATTGGGCGGGCTGGCTGGGAGCCGAATACGGACCCGTCCGCGCCGGAGGCGAATTCAAAATTCCTGATGTCAACCGGCTGGCCGACATGACGACCGAAGATCAGGAAGAGCGCGAGGCTTTGCGGCGCTTCCTTTCCAAGAAGTTTGAGAATGAGCGCCGAAGCGCGTCAGCCCGGGCACAGGACGCCGCATTTGCCAGAGTGAAGGGCTTGATGAGCTGCGCCCATTTGTTCGATTTGGAAAAGATCCCCGCCAAAGACCGGGCGCGTTACGGACCTGGAATGTTCGCGCAACAGACTCTGCTCGCCCGCCACTTGGTTGAAAACGGGGCTCCTTTCGTCATGGTCGCCAACGGCATGACCTGGGATTGTCACGTGTTTCACCACGAAATCTACCAAATGCTCGTGCCGGAACTCGACAACGTCATCTTCCAGTTAATCACGGATCTCGAGGAACGCGGACTGCTCGACAAAACCTTGGTGGTCATGATGGGAGAATTCGGGCGAACCCCATGGATCAACTCGAGCCGGGGACGGGATCATTATCCGGATGCCTGGAGCCTGGCCATGGCCGGATTGGGCGTGAAGAAGGGTGCCGTCGTCGGTGCCACCGACCCGGACGGAGTCGAAGTGGTCGAGCATCCCTTCGATGAGAAGAACTTGTTCGCCACCATTTTCACAGCGCTGGGCATCGACCCTTATGCGCTCTATGACCTCCCCGGTTTGCCCACGTTTCATCGTGTCGAGGACAAGGCCGAACCCATCAGGCAAATCCTAATCTGA
- a CDS encoding bifunctional UDP-3-O-[3-hydroxymyristoyl] N-acetylglucosamine deacetylase/3-hydroxyacyl-ACP dehydratase: MSQQQTLRESASLSGIGLHSGNKVQMTLHPAPGDTGIRFRRVDLEGKPEIEASVDNVGETNRSTTLAKGNARIHTVEHVLSAFAGLGIDNAIVDLDANEPPIGDGSSRWFAEALLRAGVIAQPEKRNPLVVSTPLEMQCGDSLMTVFPSDRFRISCTSSDKAGRFTQFHTLDVTPETWRKEIADARTFCFYEEIEFLIKNGLIKGGSLENAIVIRDDAVLTTEPLRFPEEFVRHKILDIVGDLALMGRPMLGHVVAMRPGHRANCELAKLLLEQARKPKAAAQAFAPPEKAVPPTAKDTPPATPPPAGCVMDVDAIMRTLPHRYPFLMVDRILEVEGNRIKALKNVSINEPFFAGHFPGHPIMPGVLQLEAIAQVAGILMLRQAENTGRLAYFMSAESVKWRKPVRPGDHLVIEVELTKTRGKIGRAKGVCSVAGEAVSEAEVTFMLVEG; the protein is encoded by the coding sequence GTGTCACAGCAGCAAACTTTGCGCGAATCCGCTTCGCTCTCCGGCATCGGGTTGCACAGCGGCAACAAGGTGCAGATGACACTTCATCCCGCGCCCGGGGACACTGGCATTCGCTTTCGCCGGGTCGATTTGGAGGGCAAACCGGAAATTGAGGCGTCGGTGGACAATGTGGGCGAAACAAACCGCTCCACCACCCTCGCCAAAGGCAACGCTCGCATCCACACGGTCGAGCATGTCCTTTCGGCGTTCGCGGGACTGGGCATCGACAACGCCATCGTGGACTTGGACGCCAATGAACCCCCGATCGGGGATGGCAGTTCACGCTGGTTTGCGGAGGCCTTGCTGCGGGCCGGAGTCATCGCCCAACCCGAGAAGCGAAACCCACTGGTGGTCTCGACTCCGCTGGAAATGCAATGCGGCGATTCGCTCATGACTGTATTTCCCTCGGACCGTTTCCGCATTTCCTGCACCAGCTCGGACAAGGCCGGGCGTTTCACCCAGTTCCATACCCTCGACGTCACGCCTGAAACCTGGCGGAAGGAGATCGCGGATGCCCGGACGTTCTGCTTCTACGAGGAAATCGAGTTCTTGATCAAAAACGGGTTGATTAAAGGAGGCAGCCTCGAAAATGCCATCGTCATCCGCGATGATGCCGTGCTGACCACGGAACCCCTGCGCTTTCCCGAGGAATTCGTTCGCCACAAAATCCTCGATATCGTCGGGGATCTCGCCTTGATGGGGCGCCCCATGCTGGGACATGTCGTGGCGATGAGACCGGGCCATCGCGCCAACTGCGAATTGGCCAAGCTCCTCCTAGAACAGGCGCGAAAACCCAAAGCCGCCGCCCAAGCCTTCGCCCCCCCCGAGAAAGCCGTGCCGCCCACAGCCAAAGACACCCCGCCCGCCACGCCTCCTCCCGCGGGTTGCGTGATGGACGTGGACGCGATCATGAGAACGCTGCCGCATCGCTACCCTTTCCTGATGGTGGACCGCATTCTCGAGGTCGAAGGCAACCGGATCAAGGCCCTCAAGAACGTCAGCATAAACGAACCTTTCTTCGCGGGGCATTTCCCGGGCCACCCGATTATGCCCGGCGTGCTTCAACTCGAAGCGATCGCGCAAGTCGCGGGGATCCTCATGCTGCGCCAGGCCGAGAACACCGGCCGCCTGGCCTATTTCATGTCGGCCGAAAGCGTCAAATGGCGAAAACCCGTGCGGCCCGGAGACCATCTGGTCATCGAGGTCGAGTTGACGAAAACGCGCGGAAAAATCGGACGCGCAAAAGGGGTGTGCTCCGTGGCCGGCGAGGCCGTGAGCGAGGCCGAGGTGACCTTCATGCTGGTGGAGGGCTGA
- a CDS encoding phytanoyl-CoA dioxygenase family protein encodes MVPWHQDLSLALRACANVPGFGPCSTKDGIPQVQPPVDLLQQMLAVRLHFDDANESNGALRVLPGSHRLGRLSAERIQQLRAECPEFLGKVSAGDALLMRAWLLHASSRSTRAEHRRVLHIEHAAFTLPENRTGMMQLDPIRRTPNQDAGNENKTRDVALHERANRLSAVRSIVAGVGLARARSLGPSAQFLSRLLKPLKCERNVRPNSTTGGVAGH; translated from the coding sequence ATGGTTCCTTGGCACCAAGACTTATCGCTGGCGCTTCGCGCCTGCGCCAACGTGCCCGGCTTCGGCCCGTGCAGCACGAAGGATGGCATTCCGCAAGTCCAGCCGCCGGTCGATCTTCTCCAGCAAATGCTTGCCGTGCGACTTCACTTCGACGACGCCAACGAGTCCAACGGTGCTTTGCGTGTCCTGCCCGGCTCGCATCGGCTGGGTCGTCTTTCAGCCGAGCGCATTCAGCAGCTACGCGCCGAGTGCCCGGAGTTTCTTGGTAAGGTGTCCGCTGGCGACGCTCTGCTCATGCGTGCATGGCTGCTCCATGCGTCCAGTCGCTCCACCCGCGCGGAGCATCGCCGCGTCTTGCACATTGAGCATGCAGCGTTCACGCTGCCCGAGAACCGAACGGGCATGATGCAGCTCGATCCCATTCGACGAACGCCTAACCAGGACGCTGGAAACGAGAACAAAACACGAGATGTTGCGCTTCACGAAAGGGCGAACCGCCTCTCGGCCGTGCGTTCGATTGTCGCGGGAGTTGGACTCGCTCGCGCCCGCTCGCTCGGCCCTTCGGCTCAATTCCTTTCGCGGCTTCTTAAGCCGCTCAAGTGTGAGCGCAACGTGCGCCCCAACTCCACCACCGGGGGCGTCGCTGGTCATTAA
- a CDS encoding DUF255 domain-containing protein translates to MIPPMNPFVASLFAFLVLASQGSFAAELFGQSRTKTKAQLVLERDMIRPGGTVTAAVVLTMPPGWHTYWQHPGESGGATEIAWELPPGITAGNIQWPTPEKYVDSDITTYIYHDEAALLVELRAEDAIAPGEYPLKAKVNWLECEKVCVMGSGRISGRLVIGAADGEARLGSRFEVWRQRLPSKSSDAAVEAGWEARGTNRVLHIDWSPPTGVEQFDFYPLPPQDVEVAGATSPAVKQGRGLRISKEIKTARGQWPETLAGVLAWKEASGGVRGWSVTLTPKGIKSTGAGGPAGGANADRAGSSRGLPVWMAFAVLGGFILNFMPCVLPVIALKVLGFVGHGGASKSETRKLGLIYGLGVWVSFLVLAGVVIAVKKAGMAASWGMQFQNPIMLVCLTTLVMLVGLNLFGVFEVTVGGGALGAAGQLASKEGSVGAFFNGVLATVLATPCTAPFLGAALGFAFTQPSSVTVLIFSCVALGLAAPYVALCWEPAWLKFLPKPGLWMERFKIAMGFPMIATAVWLFTLAADFYGDGGDLWLGLFLVLVALAAWIWGAFVQRGSSRRSLSMGLSLLIAGLAWGWILESEIQWRKPASRKLTGIPWQPWSHEAVAQARREGRPVFVDFTAKWCLTCKLNKRRAIEVDAVRKKLKEINAVALAENSPEKSEEIVAELNKHGRAGVPLNLVYPKDASKPPIVLPELLLTPDVVLQALDQASK, encoded by the coding sequence ATGATCCCACCCATGAATCCGTTTGTCGCGAGCCTGTTTGCGTTCCTGGTGCTGGCTTCGCAAGGGAGTTTTGCGGCCGAGCTGTTTGGGCAGAGCCGAACCAAGACCAAGGCCCAACTTGTTCTGGAGCGGGACATGATTCGTCCTGGCGGCACGGTGACGGCCGCGGTGGTGCTGACGATGCCGCCGGGTTGGCACACCTACTGGCAGCATCCCGGCGAATCCGGCGGGGCGACGGAGATCGCCTGGGAACTACCGCCGGGAATCACGGCGGGGAACATCCAGTGGCCCACGCCCGAGAAGTATGTTGATTCCGACATCACGACCTACATTTATCACGACGAAGCAGCGCTGCTGGTTGAGTTGCGGGCGGAAGACGCGATCGCTCCGGGCGAGTACCCCCTGAAGGCCAAGGTCAACTGGCTCGAGTGCGAGAAAGTGTGCGTGATGGGGAGTGGCCGGATCTCCGGGAGGCTCGTGATCGGGGCCGCCGACGGCGAGGCCAGGCTCGGATCGCGATTTGAAGTTTGGCGACAACGTCTTCCCTCCAAGTCGAGCGATGCTGCGGTTGAAGCCGGATGGGAGGCGCGGGGAACGAACCGCGTGCTCCATATCGATTGGTCACCTCCAACGGGCGTGGAACAATTTGATTTTTATCCTTTACCCCCCCAAGACGTTGAAGTGGCCGGAGCCACTTCGCCTGCCGTCAAGCAGGGCCGGGGGCTTCGGATTTCCAAGGAGATCAAGACCGCTCGGGGCCAATGGCCTGAAACGTTGGCCGGGGTTCTGGCTTGGAAGGAAGCTTCGGGCGGAGTTCGTGGATGGAGCGTCACGTTAACTCCCAAAGGGATCAAATCAACTGGGGCAGGGGGTCCAGCAGGGGGAGCGAACGCGGATCGAGCTGGATCGAGCCGGGGATTGCCGGTGTGGATGGCCTTTGCGGTCTTGGGCGGGTTCATCCTCAATTTCATGCCCTGTGTACTCCCGGTCATTGCGCTCAAGGTATTGGGTTTTGTGGGACATGGCGGCGCCTCCAAGTCGGAGACGCGCAAACTCGGGCTCATTTATGGATTGGGGGTTTGGGTATCGTTTCTGGTCTTGGCCGGAGTTGTGATTGCCGTGAAGAAGGCTGGCATGGCGGCGAGTTGGGGCATGCAATTTCAGAATCCCATCATGCTCGTGTGCCTGACCACGCTGGTCATGCTGGTGGGACTCAACCTCTTTGGGGTTTTCGAAGTCACCGTGGGAGGCGGAGCCCTGGGCGCGGCCGGCCAGCTGGCTTCCAAGGAAGGCTCCGTCGGCGCGTTTTTCAACGGCGTGCTGGCGACGGTGCTGGCGACGCCCTGCACCGCACCGTTCCTGGGCGCGGCGCTCGGATTCGCCTTTACTCAGCCTTCGAGCGTGACCGTGTTGATCTTCTCGTGTGTCGCGCTCGGTCTGGCTGCGCCTTATGTGGCGCTCTGTTGGGAGCCCGCCTGGCTCAAGTTTCTGCCGAAGCCGGGCCTGTGGATGGAGCGTTTCAAGATCGCCATGGGGTTTCCCATGATCGCCACCGCCGTGTGGCTGTTCACGCTGGCCGCTGATTTCTACGGTGATGGAGGAGATTTGTGGCTTGGTTTGTTCCTGGTGCTGGTTGCGTTGGCCGCGTGGATCTGGGGCGCGTTTGTGCAAAGGGGCTCCTCCCGCCGAAGTCTGTCCATGGGCCTGTCGCTCCTGATTGCCGGTCTCGCCTGGGGCTGGATCCTGGAAAGCGAGATCCAATGGAGGAAGCCCGCGTCCCGGAAATTAACCGGCATTCCCTGGCAACCGTGGAGTCACGAGGCCGTCGCGCAAGCCCGCCGCGAAGGCCGTCCCGTGTTCGTGGACTTCACCGCGAAATGGTGCCTCACCTGCAAGCTGAACAAGCGCCGCGCCATCGAAGTGGACGCCGTTCGGAAAAAGCTCAAGGAAATCAACGCGGTGGCCCTGGCGGAAAACAGCCCTGAAAAGTCCGAGGAAATCGTGGCGGAATTGAACAAGCACGGCCGGGCGGGTGTTCCGCTCAACCTCGTCTATCCGAAAGATGCGTCCAAGCCGCCGATCGTGTTACCCGAGCTGCTGCTCACCCCGGACGTGGTGCTGCAAGCCTTGGATCAAGCTTCGAAATAG
- a CDS encoding Pyrrolo-quinoline quinone has translation MDALHAPGSLRRPAGWAACATADRAVGVTTTTRSPTTSGGTGSRTPHFLRIASAVRSEKNGLIMTAPFLSIVRTFAVPDQNPQGPAKTSPRIEQPRFKGRSPFLCAWPEHRLAMVALSFLAASGWFLATHARADAHWPQWRGPHANGSLTQGHYPAKWSADQVRWKFELPGKGGSSPIVWNQSIFLATPAEGEDAILALDLEGKQRWIKKLGKESPPKHRTLGSSCNSTPATDGRSIFAYFRSGRFVSLGLDGSVKWSQDLSARFGPEQLFWDQGSSPVLTEREVILARMHQGDSWVAGFDKVSGEMKWQVKRNYKVPAENDNGYTTPVFFEHRGRKAFAVWGADHLTAHSADDGKLLWSCGQFNPEGTGYWPAIASPILTGQLAIVPVGRDDRPGQARVHAIRLDGAGDVSGSHRVWKRDDVGVFVATPVEFGGRVLLLRHRGEVVCLDPATGKTRWTGEFPRGTASYYASPVVANGILYAAREDGVVFSARVGDSFEFLGEQPMGERVLATPTPALDRLFIRGDKHLFCIAK, from the coding sequence ATGGATGCACTCCACGCGCCCGGTTCCCTTCGTCGCCCCGCAGGCTGGGCCGCCTGCGCCACAGCAGACAGGGCTGTCGGCGTCACCACGACAACCCGGTCACCGACAACCTCTGGAGGCACCGGTTCGAGGACTCCTCACTTTTTGAGGATTGCCAGCGCGGTTCGCTCTGAGAAGAATGGGCTCATCATGACCGCCCCATTTCTCTCCATCGTCCGTACCTTTGCCGTTCCGGATCAGAACCCCCAAGGGCCCGCTAAAACTTCACCGAGAATCGAACAACCCCGGTTCAAGGGAAGGAGCCCCTTCCTTTGTGCCTGGCCAGAACATCGTCTCGCCATGGTCGCGCTGAGTTTCCTGGCAGCCTCGGGGTGGTTCCTTGCCACCCATGCCAGGGCTGACGCGCATTGGCCGCAGTGGCGCGGACCTCACGCCAACGGCAGCCTCACCCAGGGCCATTATCCCGCAAAATGGTCTGCCGACCAGGTGCGCTGGAAATTCGAACTCCCAGGGAAAGGGGGATCCAGTCCCATCGTGTGGAACCAGTCCATCTTCCTCGCCACTCCAGCCGAAGGCGAAGACGCCATCCTGGCATTGGATTTGGAGGGCAAGCAGCGATGGATCAAGAAACTCGGCAAGGAAAGCCCGCCGAAACACCGCACCCTGGGCTCGAGCTGCAACTCCACGCCCGCCACCGACGGTCGCTCGATCTTCGCGTATTTCCGCAGCGGACGCTTCGTATCGCTCGGTTTGGATGGTTCGGTGAAGTGGTCGCAAGACTTGTCTGCTCGATTCGGACCCGAACAGTTGTTCTGGGATCAAGGAAGCTCGCCGGTGCTGACCGAGCGCGAGGTCATTCTCGCGCGAATGCACCAGGGAGACTCCTGGGTGGCAGGCTTCGACAAAGTTTCCGGCGAGATGAAGTGGCAGGTGAAACGGAACTACAAGGTTCCGGCCGAGAACGACAATGGCTACACCACTCCGGTGTTTTTCGAACACCGCGGACGCAAGGCCTTCGCCGTCTGGGGAGCCGATCATTTGACCGCCCACAGCGCTGACGACGGCAAACTCCTTTGGTCGTGCGGCCAGTTCAACCCGGAGGGCACGGGCTACTGGCCTGCCATCGCCTCCCCTATTTTGACAGGCCAACTCGCCATCGTGCCGGTCGGGCGGGATGATCGACCCGGACAAGCTCGCGTCCACGCCATTCGTTTGGACGGCGCCGGGGACGTCAGCGGGAGCCATCGCGTGTGGAAACGCGACGACGTGGGTGTATTTGTGGCCACGCCGGTGGAGTTCGGCGGACGCGTGCTGCTGTTGCGTCATCGCGGCGAAGTTGTTTGCCTCGACCCGGCCACTGGCAAGACCCGCTGGACCGGCGAGTTTCCCAGAGGCACCGCGAGTTATTATGCCTCGCCCGTGGTCGCCAATGGCATCCTCTATGCCGCGCGCGAGGATGGCGTCGTTTTTTCGGCTCGAGTCGGCGACAGCTTCGAGTTCCTCGGCGAACAACCGATGGGGGAAAGGGTGCTCGCCACCCCCACCCCGGCTTTGGACCGCCTTTTCATTCGGGGAGACAAGCACCTCTTCTGCATCGCGAAATAG
- the lpxA gene encoding acyl-ACP--UDP-N-acetylglucosamine O-acyltransferase has translation MIHSTAVIHPGARLGDGCEIGPYCIIGEHVELGPRCRLHSHVVLDGHTVLGADNELFPFASIGLKTQDLKWKGGTTWTRVGDRNTFREHVTVHSATGDGESTVVGCDNHILAYCHLAHNVVLGSHVIMSNVATLAGHVLVEDHAVIGGLAAVHQFCRIGRLSIVGGCSKVVQDVAPFMMADGNPAETRGLNKVGLERRGVDAETASALKQCYKLLFREGLTLGNAIARIRAEITVRPEVESLLQFATSSQRGLCRSRS, from the coding sequence ATGATTCACTCGACCGCGGTTATTCACCCCGGCGCCCGCCTCGGCGATGGTTGCGAGATCGGCCCATACTGCATCATCGGCGAGCATGTCGAACTCGGACCCCGCTGCCGCTTGCATTCCCACGTCGTCCTCGATGGCCATACGGTCCTTGGCGCGGATAACGAACTCTTCCCTTTCGCTTCCATCGGCCTCAAAACGCAGGACCTCAAATGGAAGGGTGGGACCACCTGGACCCGGGTTGGGGATCGGAACACCTTCCGCGAGCACGTCACGGTTCACAGTGCCACGGGGGACGGCGAATCGACCGTGGTAGGATGCGATAATCACATCCTGGCCTACTGCCATCTGGCTCACAACGTTGTCCTCGGAAGCCACGTGATTATGTCGAACGTGGCCACGCTGGCAGGCCATGTCTTGGTAGAGGATCATGCCGTGATCGGAGGACTCGCCGCAGTCCATCAATTCTGCCGCATTGGACGCCTGTCCATCGTGGGAGGTTGCTCCAAGGTGGTGCAGGATGTGGCGCCATTCATGATGGCCGATGGCAATCCAGCGGAAACACGCGGACTGAACAAAGTGGGATTGGAACGCCGCGGCGTGGATGCGGAGACCGCGTCAGCGCTCAAACAGTGCTACAAGCTGCTGTTCCGGGAAGGCCTGACCTTAGGCAACGCCATCGCCCGCATTCGCGCCGAAATCACGGTCCGCCCCGAAGTCGAATCGTTGCTGCAATTTGCCACCTCCTCCCAGCGGGGTCTGTGCCGCTCGCGGAGCTGA
- a CDS encoding DUF1553 domain-containing protein yields MLPILPCLQRFTLGALGCLLLSLGHGADWEKTWLTEVDPILDRHCVKCHGGVRQRGGLDVRSLETLLRGGDQGPALVPGQSAQSRLYLFTHSDADTVMPPDGRPRLSPSDREKIRSWIDHLPVPAQTPGLVAEQASTYVNWLKTQSKPGWRPNPSLPIEEVIDGFVRRGWKARDVVPARVAPDAAFVRRAYLDLAGRIPTLDELRRHLENRSSNKRELLIDSLIGSEDYARRLRDVFDVTLMSRATAASTKSRTDSQWHEFLQNSFRSNRPWNEIVRAMVLARPTQAPDRGAHWFLYERRDNHQAAVEALAPVAYGMRIDCAQCHNHPLSWEIEQRHYWGMVAALKRSKNVDSAAGPGVAESAIGGFVNFSNLKKESQPALLVFPNGREVAEVRPEAQEKEVDRNELYLVPPPPEKQPPERPSVPIISRREALAGSICDNNPLLARAFVNRIWALLMGRGFVHPVDLMDSKHPPSHPELLDWLSRDFERSGYDVKRLVRGITLSLPYRLDSKRSGSRPPSAAEAFATGLEKPLTAEQLFSSLRVLAGTWNQALSDEETRLLPVLTERFPEVMPVDYQFTLQQAMFLSNNPDFHRLLTRSGPGERETVPELFRRMVGREPSREELQAVLRWGGPDPSRRMARAQWALATSPEFLLNH; encoded by the coding sequence ATGCTCCCGATTCTCCCATGCCTCCAGCGATTCACCCTTGGGGCGCTGGGGTGCCTGCTTCTTTCGTTGGGGCACGGTGCGGACTGGGAAAAGACATGGTTGACGGAAGTCGACCCTATTCTCGACCGGCATTGCGTGAAGTGCCATGGGGGCGTCCGACAACGAGGCGGACTCGATGTTCGCTCCCTCGAAACCCTGCTCCGCGGAGGGGATCAAGGTCCGGCGCTTGTTCCAGGCCAATCTGCCCAAAGCCGCCTTTATCTTTTCACCCATTCCGACGCGGACACAGTCATGCCGCCGGACGGGCGCCCCCGGCTTTCACCAAGCGACCGGGAAAAGATTCGGTCTTGGATCGACCATCTCCCAGTTCCCGCCCAGACCCCCGGACTCGTCGCCGAACAGGCTTCCACGTATGTCAACTGGCTCAAAACCCAATCCAAACCCGGCTGGCGTCCCAATCCGTCGCTGCCGATCGAGGAGGTCATCGATGGTTTTGTCAGGCGCGGCTGGAAGGCGCGGGACGTCGTGCCGGCCCGGGTCGCGCCCGATGCCGCGTTTGTCCGCCGCGCCTACCTCGACTTGGCGGGTCGCATCCCAACCCTGGACGAGCTGCGGCGCCATCTGGAAAACCGCTCCTCCAACAAGAGGGAGTTGCTCATCGACTCGCTGATCGGAAGCGAGGATTACGCCCGCCGGTTGCGTGACGTCTTCGATGTCACCCTGATGTCGCGCGCAACCGCGGCCTCGACCAAGAGCCGGACCGATTCTCAATGGCACGAATTCCTTCAAAACTCGTTCCGCTCGAACCGGCCGTGGAACGAGATCGTGCGGGCCATGGTCCTCGCCCGTCCCACCCAAGCTCCGGACCGTGGCGCGCATTGGTTTCTCTATGAACGCCGGGATAATCACCAAGCCGCGGTCGAAGCCCTTGCTCCCGTCGCCTACGGGATGCGCATCGATTGTGCCCAATGCCATAACCATCCGCTTTCGTGGGAAATCGAGCAACGGCACTACTGGGGCATGGTCGCCGCCTTGAAACGGAGCAAGAATGTGGACAGCGCCGCGGGACCCGGCGTGGCGGAGTCCGCCATCGGCGGTTTCGTAAACTTCTCGAACCTGAAGAAGGAATCGCAACCGGCCCTCCTCGTTTTTCCCAATGGCCGCGAAGTCGCGGAGGTCCGTCCAGAGGCCCAGGAGAAGGAAGTCGACCGCAACGAATTGTATCTCGTCCCGCCACCCCCGGAAAAACAACCTCCCGAGCGCCCCTCGGTTCCGATCATCTCGAGGCGAGAAGCGCTGGCCGGCTCGATCTGTGACAACAATCCACTCCTCGCGCGCGCTTTCGTCAACCGGATCTGGGCTCTGCTCATGGGACGGGGCTTTGTTCATCCCGTGGACCTCATGGATTCCAAGCATCCTCCCAGTCATCCGGAACTCCTCGACTGGCTGAGCCGGGATTTCGAAAGAAGTGGGTACGACGTCAAGCGTCTGGTTCGCGGCATCACCCTGTCGCTCCCCTACCGGCTTGATTCGAAACGGTCCGGTTCCAGGCCCCCGTCGGCGGCCGAAGCCTTCGCGACCGGACTGGAAAAGCCTCTGACCGCCGAACAACTTTTCTCCTCGTTGCGCGTGCTGGCCGGCACGTGGAACCAGGCGCTTTCAGATGAAGAGACCCGGCTCCTCCCGGTCCTCACGGAACGGTTCCCTGAAGTGATGCCGGTCGATTACCAGTTCACCTTGCAGCAAGCCATGTTTCTCTCGAACAACCCCGACTTCCATCGCCTCCTCACCCGGTCTGGACCCGGGGAGCGTGAGACGGTTCCGGAACTTTTTCGGCGCATGGTCGGCCGCGAACCCTCGCGCGAAGAACTTCAGGCCGTCCTGCGCTGGGGCGGCCCGGACCCGAGCCGGCGCATGGCTCGAGCTCAATGGGCCCTCGCCACCAGCCCGGAATTCTTGTTGAATCACTAA